From one Streptomyces chromofuscus genomic stretch:
- a CDS encoding dienelactone hydrolase family protein yields MNIMLFHSTYGLTPAVRAAADRLRAAGHEVWTPDLFEGRTFETAEEGMAFKEEVGKDELLKRAVLAAAPYSERGLVYAGFSLGASVAQTLALGDERARGLLLLHGTSDLAPNVSVDELPVQLHVAEPDPFETDDWLSAWYLQMRRAGADVEVYRYAGAGHLYTDPELPDYDEEAAEATWRVALGFLETL; encoded by the coding sequence ATGAACATCATGCTCTTTCACTCGACCTACGGCCTCACGCCGGCGGTGCGCGCCGCGGCGGACCGGCTGCGCGCGGCCGGTCACGAGGTGTGGACGCCGGACCTCTTCGAGGGGCGCACCTTCGAAACGGCCGAGGAGGGCATGGCGTTCAAGGAGGAGGTCGGCAAGGACGAGCTGCTGAAGCGGGCCGTGCTCGCCGCCGCGCCCTACTCGGAGCGCGGGCTGGTGTACGCCGGATTCTCGCTCGGCGCCTCGGTGGCGCAGACCCTCGCGCTGGGCGACGAGAGGGCGCGTGGGCTGCTGCTCCTGCACGGCACGTCGGACCTCGCGCCGAACGTCTCGGTGGACGAGCTGCCGGTGCAGCTGCACGTCGCCGAGCCGGACCCGTTCGAGACGGACGACTGGCTGAGCGCCTGGTATCTGCAGATGCGCCGGGCGGGCGCGGACGTGGAGGTCTACCGGTACGCCGGGGCCGGGCACCTGTACACCGACCCCGAGCTGCCGGACTACGACGAGGAGGCCGCCGAGGCCACCTGGCGGGTGGCGCTCGGCTTCCTGGAGACCCTCTAG
- a CDS encoding IS630 family transposase, with protein MAEPVRVRRLTDQEGQKLQQIVRRGSTSSVRFRRAMMLLASAGGNRVPVIAQLVQADEDTVRDVIHRFNEIGLACLDPRWAGGRPRLLSPDDEDFVVQTATTRPTKLGQPFTRWSIRKLLAHLRKVHGRVIRIGREALRRLLARRGITFQRTKTWKESPDPDREAKLDRIEEVLDRFPDRVFAFDEFGPLGIRPTGGAGWAPASHPERHPATYHRTHGVRYFHGCYSVGDDTLWGVNRRKKGAANTLAALRSVRAARPDGAAIYVILDNLSAHKGETIRRWAKKNRVELCFTPTYASWANPIEAHFGPLRQFTIANSNHRNHTVQTRTLHAYLRWRNANARHPDVLAAQRRERARIRSEKGIRWGGRPLANAA; from the coding sequence GTGGCTGAGCCTGTCCGCGTGCGCAGGTTGACCGACCAGGAGGGGCAGAAGCTGCAGCAGATCGTGCGCCGGGGCAGCACCAGTTCGGTCCGCTTCCGACGCGCGATGATGCTGCTGGCGTCGGCCGGTGGGAACCGGGTCCCGGTGATCGCCCAGCTGGTGCAGGCCGATGAGGACACCGTCCGGGATGTGATCCACCGGTTCAACGAGATCGGCCTGGCCTGTCTGGACCCTCGGTGGGCGGGAGGCCGTCCCCGCCTGCTCAGTCCTGACGACGAGGACTTCGTCGTCCAGACGGCCACCACCCGCCCGACCAAGCTCGGCCAGCCCTTCACTCGCTGGTCCATCCGCAAACTGCTGGCCCACTTGCGGAAAGTTCATGGGCGGGTCATCCGCATCGGCCGCGAGGCGTTACGCCGTCTGCTCGCCCGCCGCGGCATCACCTTCCAGCGCACCAAGACGTGGAAGGAGTCCCCGGACCCCGACCGCGAGGCAAAGCTGGACCGGATCGAGGAGGTCCTGGACCGCTTCCCGGACCGGGTCTTCGCGTTCGACGAGTTCGGCCCGCTCGGCATCCGCCCCACCGGCGGTGCGGGCTGGGCCCCCGCCAGTCACCCCGAGCGGCACCCGGCGACCTACCACCGCACGCATGGCGTCAGGTACTTCCACGGCTGCTATTCGGTCGGTGACGACACGCTCTGGGGCGTCAACCGCCGGAAGAAGGGCGCCGCGAACACGCTGGCCGCGCTCAGATCGGTCCGGGCCGCCCGACCGGACGGCGCCGCCATCTACGTCATCCTGGACAACCTGTCCGCCCACAAGGGCGAGACGATCCGCCGCTGGGCGAAGAAGAACCGTGTCGAGCTGTGCTTCACGCCGACATACGCGTCCTGGGCCAACCCCATCGAGGCGCACTTCGGGCCGCTGCGGCAGTTCACCATCGCCAACTCCAACCACCGCAACCACACCGTGCAGACCCGGACCCTGCACGCCTATCTGCGCTGGCGCAACGCGAATGCCCGTCACCCCGACGTGCTGGCAGCCCAGCGCCGCGAGCGCGCTCGCATCCGCAGCGAGAAGGGCATCCGTTGGGGCGGACGTCCCCTCGCCAATGCCGCTTGA